The following proteins are co-located in the Streptomyces sp. NBC_00435 genome:
- a CDS encoding CatB-related O-acetyltransferase, whose amino-acid sequence MERLPADPTVLHPIPGQPRVVLLKPLVTSPLIEVGEYSYYDDPEDPTGFETRNVLYHYGPERLVIGKFCALGTGVRFIMNGANHRMDGPSTFPFPIMGGSWAEHVDLLTGLPGRGDTVVGNDVWFGYGTMVMPGVRIGHGAVIASGSVVVDDVPDYAIVGGNPAGVIRTRYDAGDVARLLDLAWWDWPVEHLTAHIRTVMSGTVDGLEAIAPRA is encoded by the coding sequence ATGGAGCGCCTGCCCGCGGACCCGACGGTCCTCCACCCGATTCCCGGTCAGCCACGCGTGGTGCTGCTCAAGCCGCTGGTGACCTCGCCGCTGATCGAGGTCGGTGAGTATTCGTACTACGACGACCCCGAGGATCCGACCGGGTTCGAGACCCGCAACGTGCTCTACCACTACGGGCCGGAGAGACTCGTCATCGGGAAGTTCTGCGCGCTGGGCACCGGGGTCCGGTTCATCATGAACGGAGCCAACCACCGGATGGACGGCCCTTCCACGTTCCCCTTTCCGATCATGGGCGGATCCTGGGCCGAGCACGTAGACCTCCTCACCGGCCTTCCGGGCCGGGGGGACACCGTCGTCGGCAACGACGTCTGGTTCGGGTACGGCACCATGGTCATGCCCGGGGTGCGCATCGGGCACGGTGCGGTCATCGCCTCCGGCTCCGTGGTCGTGGACGACGTCCCCGACTACGCGATCGTCGGCGGCAACCCGGCCGGCGTCATCCGCACGCGGTACGACGCCGGGGACGTCGCCCGGCTGCTCGATCTCGCCTGGTGGGACTGGCCCGTGGAGCACCTCACCGCACACATCCGGACCGTCATGTCCGGGACCGTCGACGGCCTCGAAGCGATCGCACCAAGAGCCTGA
- a CDS encoding fatty acyl-CoA synthetase: MTPVRKNTVDGLVHDSARRVPDRLALRYRTRTWTYAELDAAVSSGAAVLRERYGLAEGDRVATFGHNSDAYLLAFLACARGGLTHVPVNQNLTGEDLAYILENSGSSLVLADPELEGRIPAGHSVRPLRDAPGSFLAELAELTELTELAGPGESAGPTAFARSGEPSRLVQLLYTSGTTALPKGAMMTHEALCHEYESAIAALDLVEEDLPVHSLPLYHSAQMHVFLLPYLAVGARNTVVDAPAAAGIFDLVEAGEADSLFAPPTVWIGLANHPDFAVRDLSALRKAYYGASIMPVPVLERLRDRLPGLGLYNCFGQSEIGPLATVLRPEQHEGRMDSCGRPVRHVEARVVDEDGAQVPDGTAGEVVYRSPQLCLGYWNDAEATKKAFRDGWFRSGDLAVRDPQGYFTVVDRVKDVINSGGVLVASRQVEDVLYTHPGVAEAAVIGLPDERWIEAVTAVVVPRDGVTEAELLAYAREKLAHFKAPKRILLVDALPRNASGKILKRTLRDRFSDPAGPAGASA, encoded by the coding sequence ATGACGCCAGTGCGGAAGAACACGGTCGACGGACTGGTCCACGACAGCGCGCGCCGCGTCCCGGACCGGCTGGCCCTCCGCTACCGGACAAGGACGTGGACCTACGCGGAACTCGACGCTGCCGTCTCCTCGGGCGCGGCCGTGCTGCGCGAGCGGTACGGGCTGGCCGAGGGGGACCGGGTCGCGACCTTCGGGCACAACTCCGACGCCTACCTGCTCGCCTTCCTCGCCTGCGCGCGGGGCGGGCTCACGCACGTCCCGGTCAACCAGAACCTCACCGGCGAGGACCTCGCGTACATCTTGGAGAACTCCGGGAGCTCGCTCGTCCTCGCGGACCCCGAACTCGAGGGGCGGATCCCCGCGGGGCACTCCGTACGGCCGCTGCGCGACGCGCCCGGCTCCTTCCTCGCCGAACTCGCGGAACTCACCGAACTCACCGAACTCGCCGGACCGGGGGAGTCCGCCGGGCCCACGGCCTTCGCGCGCTCCGGGGAGCCGTCCCGGCTGGTGCAACTGCTGTACACCTCCGGTACGACCGCCCTGCCGAAGGGCGCGATGATGACGCACGAGGCGCTCTGCCACGAGTACGAGAGCGCCATCGCGGCCCTCGACCTGGTGGAGGAGGACCTGCCGGTCCACTCCCTGCCGCTCTACCACTCGGCGCAGATGCACGTGTTCCTGCTGCCCTACCTGGCGGTGGGCGCGCGGAACACGGTCGTGGACGCCCCGGCGGCCGCCGGGATCTTCGACCTGGTGGAGGCGGGTGAGGCGGACAGTCTGTTCGCACCGCCGACGGTGTGGATCGGGCTCGCCAACCACCCCGACTTCGCCGTCCGTGACCTGTCCGCGCTGCGCAAGGCGTACTACGGGGCCTCGATCATGCCGGTGCCCGTCCTGGAGCGGCTGCGCGACCGGCTTCCGGGGCTCGGCCTCTACAACTGCTTCGGGCAGAGCGAGATCGGCCCGCTCGCCACGGTCCTGCGGCCGGAGCAGCACGAGGGGCGGATGGACTCCTGCGGGCGGCCGGTACGCCACGTGGAGGCGCGGGTCGTCGACGAGGACGGGGCGCAGGTGCCGGACGGCACGGCCGGCGAGGTGGTCTACCGGTCCCCGCAGCTCTGCCTGGGCTACTGGAACGACGCCGAGGCGACGAAGAAGGCCTTCCGCGACGGCTGGTTCCGCTCGGGGGACCTGGCGGTCCGGGACCCGCAGGGGTACTTCACGGTCGTGGACCGGGTGAAGGACGTCATCAACTCGGGCGGCGTACTGGTTGCCTCCCGGCAGGTCGAGGACGTGCTCTACACCCACCCCGGGGTGGCCGAGGCGGCGGTGATCGGACTGCCGGACGAACGGTGGATCGAGGCGGTCACGGCGGTGGTGGTCCCGCGCGACGGAGTGACGGAGGCGGAGCTCTTGGCCTACGCCCGCGAGAAGCTCGCCCACTTCAAGGCCCCGAAGCGGATCCTCCTCGTGGACGCCCTCCCCCGCAACGCGAGCGGCAAGATCCTCAAGCGCACCCTGCGCGACCGCTTCTCGGACCCGGCCGGACCTGCGGGAGCGAGCGCCTGA
- a CDS encoding penicillin acylase family protein, which translates to MLRFLHANPLRGRLLHGRRRSRPLLRRVALTGVTLLAATAAIPGAAAQDRGSGHSGGGLSAVIRYTENGIPHILAQDYAHLGFGTGWAQAADQVCVLADGFLTVSGERSRWFGPQAAPDGSLSSAAGNLSSDLYFKGVRDSGTVEKLLATPAPAGPGKEVKELMRGWAAGYNAWLAQNRITDPACKGAAWVRPVTVTDVAARGFAVSVLGGQGRAVDGITTAQPPGTGVRTAAPGARDEVDPGTAAEAAREFFDTTRYDMGSNAVAFAGSTTANGSGLLLGNPHYPWQGGRRFWQSQQTIPGELNVSGGSLLGTAVVNIGFNEKVAWSHTVATGTPVNLHQLALDPADPTAYLVDGKPERMTARRVSVQVAGGAPVTRTQWWTRYGPVVSNLGGGLPLPWTTTTAYALADPNAANLRASDTALAMGRARSVAGIQDALRRTQGLPWVNTVAADSAGGTLFTQSQVLPRITDELAARCSTPLGRATYPSSGLAVLDGSRGDCAPGSDPDAVQPGVFGPGKAPTLRDAAYAENSNDSAWLANAGKPLTGYERIWGNVSTPRSLRTRGALEDVSAMAARGGLTVPDLQKQQFANRVPAGDLAAADAAKACAALPGGTATGGDGAAVDVSAACGVLAAWDRTADSSSRGALLFDRFWRKLTAGTAAKDLWLVPFDAADPVRTPRTLNQAAPGIGRALADTVTELRAAGIAPDAPLGEHQFVVRGGQKLPVGGGTEALGVWNKIEAPWNAAAGGYPEVVHGSSHIQAVGWDGGRCPVARTLLTYSQSSNPNAADYADQTRLFSQERWVKARFCEWDILTSPQLKVVWPRERR; encoded by the coding sequence ATGTTGCGCTTCCTTCACGCAAACCCTCTGCGCGGCCGTCTTCTGCACGGACGCCGCCGCTCCCGCCCGCTCCTCCGCCGTGTCGCCCTCACCGGGGTCACCCTGCTGGCCGCCACCGCCGCGATACCCGGGGCTGCCGCCCAGGACCGCGGATCCGGCCACTCCGGCGGCGGTCTGTCCGCCGTCATCCGGTACACCGAGAACGGCATCCCGCACATCCTGGCCCAGGACTACGCCCATCTCGGTTTCGGCACCGGCTGGGCGCAGGCCGCCGACCAGGTGTGCGTGCTCGCCGACGGTTTCCTGACCGTCTCCGGGGAGCGCTCGCGGTGGTTCGGCCCGCAGGCCGCGCCCGACGGATCGCTCTCCTCCGCGGCCGGGAACCTCTCCAGCGACCTGTACTTCAAGGGCGTCCGCGATTCCGGCACCGTGGAGAAGCTGCTGGCCACGCCCGCGCCGGCCGGGCCGGGCAAGGAGGTGAAGGAGCTGATGCGGGGCTGGGCCGCCGGCTACAACGCCTGGCTCGCCCAGAACAGGATCACCGACCCGGCCTGCAAGGGCGCGGCGTGGGTGCGTCCGGTCACCGTCACCGATGTCGCCGCCCGCGGGTTCGCCGTCTCGGTCCTCGGCGGCCAGGGCCGCGCCGTCGACGGCATCACCACGGCGCAGCCCCCGGGAACGGGCGTCCGTACCGCCGCTCCGGGCGCCCGGGACGAGGTCGATCCGGGCACCGCGGCCGAGGCGGCCCGGGAGTTCTTCGACACCACCCGATACGACATGGGGTCCAACGCCGTGGCCTTCGCCGGTTCCACCACCGCGAACGGCTCCGGCCTGCTGCTGGGCAACCCGCACTACCCGTGGCAGGGCGGCCGCAGGTTCTGGCAGTCGCAGCAGACCATCCCCGGCGAGCTGAACGTCTCGGGCGGCTCGCTGCTCGGCACCGCCGTGGTGAACATCGGGTTCAACGAGAAGGTGGCCTGGAGCCACACCGTGGCCACCGGCACCCCCGTCAACCTGCACCAGCTGGCCCTCGATCCCGCCGATCCGACCGCCTACCTGGTGGACGGGAAGCCGGAGAGGATGACCGCGCGCAGGGTCAGCGTCCAGGTGGCGGGCGGCGCCCCGGTCACCCGGACCCAGTGGTGGACCCGCTACGGCCCGGTGGTCTCCAACCTCGGCGGCGGCCTCCCGCTGCCCTGGACCACGACTACCGCCTACGCGCTGGCCGACCCCAATGCCGCGAACCTGCGGGCCTCCGACACCGCCCTCGCCATGGGCAGGGCCCGTTCGGTCGCCGGCATCCAGGACGCCCTGCGGCGGACGCAGGGCCTGCCCTGGGTCAACACGGTCGCGGCCGACTCGGCGGGCGGCACCCTCTTCACCCAGTCCCAGGTGCTCCCCCGCATCACCGACGAGCTCGCCGCCCGCTGCTCGACCCCGCTCGGCCGGGCTACGTACCCGTCCTCGGGGCTGGCGGTGCTGGACGGTTCGCGCGGTGACTGCGCACCCGGCTCGGACCCGGACGCGGTCCAGCCCGGGGTGTTCGGTCCGGGGAAGGCGCCGACGCTCCGCGACGCCGCGTACGCGGAGAACTCCAACGACAGCGCCTGGCTGGCCAACGCGGGGAAGCCGCTCACCGGCTACGAGCGCATCTGGGGCAATGTCTCCACCCCGCGCTCGCTGCGCACCCGGGGCGCCCTGGAGGACGTCTCCGCGATGGCCGCCCGGGGCGGGCTGACGGTGCCGGACCTGCAGAAGCAGCAGTTCGCGAACCGGGTGCCGGCCGGTGACCTGGCGGCGGCCGACGCGGCGAAGGCCTGCGCTGCCCTGCCGGGCGGTACGGCCACGGGCGGCGACGGCGCGGCCGTGGACGTCTCGGCGGCCTGCGGGGTACTGGCGGCCTGGGACCGCACGGCCGACAGCTCGAGCCGCGGAGCGCTGCTCTTCGACCGGTTCTGGCGGAAGCTGACCGCGGGCACGGCGGCCAAGGACCTGTGGCTGGTGCCCTTCGACGCGGCCGATCCGGTCCGGACGCCCCGGACCCTCAATCAGGCGGCGCCCGGGATCGGGCGGGCCCTCGCCGACACGGTCACGGAGCTGAGGGCGGCGGGCATCGCGCCGGACGCCCCGCTCGGGGAGCACCAGTTCGTGGTGCGCGGCGGGCAGAAGCTGCCGGTGGGCGGCGGTACCGAGGCGCTGGGCGTCTGGAACAAGATCGAGGCTCCGTGGAACGCGGCGGCCGGCGGCTACCCGGAGGTCGTGCACGGCTCCAGTCACATCCAGGCGGTCGGCTGGGACGGGGGCCGCTGCCCGGTGGCGCGCACCTTGCTGACGTACAGCCAGTCCTCGAACCCGAACGCCGCCGACTACGCGGACCAGACGCGGCTCTTCTCCCAGGAGCGCTGGGTGAAGGCACGGTTCTGCGAGTGGGACATCCTCACCTCTCCGCAGCTGAAGGTGGTCTGGCCGCGCGAGCGGCGCTGA
- a CDS encoding calcium:proton antiporter, translating into MSTATHRTPLTDWTVVVPVVALVALVFSWGRDLPSLAVALVALCLAGAVLAAVHHAEVVAHRVGEPFGSLVLAVAVTVIEVALIVTLLADGGDKTASLARDTVFAAVMITCNGIVGLSLLVGALRNRVAVFNAEGSGAALATVATLAVLSLVLPTFTTSKPGPEFSTAQLAFAAVASLALYGLFIAVQTVRHRDYFLPVDTKRIRKEAAQAAAAAAAGEEDEHAEPPTARAALISLGLLLVALVAVVGNAKAVSPTIERGVADLGLPYAVVGVIIALLVLAPETLAAVRAARRDRVQTSLNLAYGSAIASIGLTIPAIALASVWLSGPLVLGLEPLHMVLLALTVVVGALTIVPGRATLLQGGVHIVILAAYLFLAVSP; encoded by the coding sequence ATGAGTACGGCAACGCACAGAACCCCCCTGACCGACTGGACCGTCGTGGTCCCCGTGGTGGCGCTCGTCGCGCTCGTCTTCAGCTGGGGACGCGATCTGCCCTCGCTCGCGGTGGCCCTGGTGGCGCTCTGCCTGGCCGGAGCGGTGCTGGCGGCGGTCCACCACGCCGAGGTCGTCGCGCACCGGGTCGGCGAACCCTTCGGCTCCCTGGTCCTCGCCGTCGCCGTCACCGTCATCGAAGTGGCGCTCATCGTCACCCTGCTGGCCGACGGCGGGGACAAGACCGCCTCCCTCGCCCGCGACACCGTCTTCGCCGCCGTCATGATCACGTGCAACGGCATCGTGGGCCTGTCCCTGCTGGTCGGGGCCCTGCGCAACCGCGTCGCCGTCTTCAACGCCGAGGGCTCCGGAGCGGCCCTCGCCACCGTCGCCACGCTCGCCGTACTCAGCCTCGTGCTGCCCACCTTCACCACCAGCAAGCCCGGCCCCGAGTTCTCCACGGCCCAGCTCGCCTTCGCCGCCGTGGCCTCGCTCGCCCTCTACGGGCTCTTCATCGCCGTCCAGACGGTCCGTCACCGCGACTACTTCCTGCCCGTCGACACCAAGCGGATCCGCAAGGAGGCCGCGCAGGCCGCCGCGGCGGCGGCCGCCGGCGAGGAGGACGAGCACGCCGAGCCGCCCACCGCACGCGCCGCCCTGATCAGCCTCGGCCTGCTGCTCGTCGCACTCGTCGCCGTCGTCGGCAATGCCAAGGCCGTCTCCCCGACCATCGAACGGGGGGTCGCGGACCTCGGTCTGCCCTACGCCGTGGTCGGTGTGATCATCGCCCTGCTCGTCCTGGCGCCCGAGACCCTGGCCGCCGTCCGCGCCGCCCGCCGGGACCGCGTGCAGACCAGCCTCAACCTGGCCTACGGCTCCGCCATCGCCAGCATCGGCCTGACCATCCCGGCCATCGCGCTGGCCTCGGTCTGGCTCTCCGGGCCGCTGGTGCTCGGGCTCGAACCCCTGCACATGGTGCTCCTCGCACTGACCGTCGTCGTCGGCGCCCTCACCATCGTCCCCGGCCGCGCCACGCTGCTCCAGGGCGGCGTACACATCGTGATCCTGGCGGCCTACCTGTTCCTCGCCGTCAGCCCCTGA
- a CDS encoding acyl-CoA synthetase: MTDTPPNGFWAQAAADPDRTVLVTPEGEEWSADRLHADVNRLVHGLRAAGLEKGDVFAVVLPNSVEFFTAYLAASQAGFYLVPVNHHLVGPEIAWIVSDSGAKVLIAHERFADAATAAADEAGLPASHRYAVGAVAGFRSYGELLDGQSSGVPADRTLGWVMNYTSGTTGRPRGIRRPLPGKLPEETYLGGFLGIFGIRAFDDNVHLVCSPLYHTAVLQFAAAALHIGHPLVLMDKWTPEEMLRLIDGHACTHTHMVPTQFHRLLALPQETKDAYDVSSMRHAIHGAAPCPDHVKRAMIDWWGRCVEEYYAASEGGGAFATAEDWLKKPGTVGKAWPISELAIFDDDGERLPPGELGTVYIKMNTGGFSYHKDEGKTKKNRIGDFFTVGDLGLMDEEGYLFLRDRKIDMIISGGVNIYPAEIESALLTHPAVADAAAFGIPHPSWGEEVKAVIEPAEGFVAGDALAAEILNHCERQLAGYKRPKTVDFIETMPRDPNGKLYKRRLRDPYWEGHDRAM, translated from the coding sequence ATGACCGATACACCCCCCAACGGGTTCTGGGCGCAGGCCGCCGCCGACCCCGACCGCACGGTCCTGGTCACCCCCGAGGGCGAGGAATGGTCCGCCGACCGGCTGCACGCCGACGTCAACCGTCTCGTCCACGGACTGCGCGCCGCCGGGCTGGAGAAGGGCGACGTCTTCGCCGTCGTCCTCCCCAACAGCGTCGAGTTCTTCACCGCCTACCTGGCCGCCTCGCAGGCCGGTTTCTACCTCGTCCCGGTCAATCACCACCTCGTCGGCCCCGAGATCGCCTGGATCGTCTCCGACTCCGGCGCCAAGGTCCTCATCGCCCACGAGCGGTTCGCCGACGCCGCCACCGCCGCGGCCGACGAGGCGGGCCTGCCCGCGAGCCACCGCTACGCGGTCGGAGCCGTCGCGGGCTTCCGCTCGTACGGTGAGCTGCTCGACGGACAGTCCTCGGGCGTCCCCGCCGACCGGACGCTCGGCTGGGTCATGAACTACACCTCCGGCACCACGGGCCGGCCGCGGGGCATCCGGCGCCCGCTGCCCGGCAAGCTCCCGGAGGAGACGTACCTCGGCGGCTTCCTCGGCATCTTCGGCATCCGGGCCTTCGACGACAACGTCCACCTGGTCTGCTCGCCGCTCTACCACACGGCGGTCCTGCAGTTCGCGGCCGCCGCCCTGCACATCGGGCACCCGCTGGTCCTGATGGACAAGTGGACCCCGGAGGAGATGCTCCGCCTGATCGACGGGCACGCCTGCACGCACACCCACATGGTCCCGACGCAGTTCCACCGCCTCCTCGCGCTCCCGCAGGAGACGAAGGACGCGTACGACGTCTCCTCCATGCGGCACGCCATCCACGGCGCCGCGCCCTGTCCCGACCACGTCAAACGGGCGATGATCGACTGGTGGGGCCGGTGCGTGGAGGAGTACTACGCGGCCAGCGAGGGCGGCGGTGCGTTCGCGACGGCCGAGGACTGGCTGAAGAAGCCGGGAACCGTAGGCAAGGCCTGGCCGATCAGCGAGCTCGCGATCTTCGACGACGACGGCGAGCGGCTGCCCCCCGGTGAACTCGGCACCGTGTACATCAAGATGAACACCGGCGGCTTCAGCTACCACAAGGACGAGGGCAAGACGAAGAAGAACCGCATCGGTGACTTCTTCACCGTCGGAGACCTCGGCCTGATGGACGAGGAGGGCTACCTCTTCCTCCGCGACCGCAAGATCGACATGATCATCTCGGGCGGGGTGAACATCTACCCGGCGGAGATCGAGTCGGCGCTGCTCACCCATCCGGCGGTCGCGGACGCCGCGGCCTTCGGGATCCCGCACCCCTCCTGGGGCGAGGAGGTCAAGGCGGTCATCGAGCCCGCCGAGGGCTTCGTGGCGGGCGACGCGCTGGCGGCCGAGATCCTGAACCACTGCGAGCGCCAACTGGCCGGGTACAAGCGGCCCAAGACGGTCGACTTCATCGAGACGATGCCGCGCGACCCCAACGGCAAGCTGTACAAGCGCCGGCTGCGCGACCCCTACTGGGAGGGTCACGACCGCGCGATGTGA
- a CDS encoding nitronate monooxygenase: METELSKKLGIEHAIFGFTPFPAVAAAITRAGGFGVLGAVRYTAPDDLKRDLDWMQEHTDGKPYGLDVVMPAKKAVDGISEADIEAMIPAAHREYVRDTLAKHHVPELAEGEASGWRITGWMEQVARNQLDVAFDYPIKLLANALGSPPADVIARAHEHGVLVAALAGSAKHARRHAEAGIDVVVAQGYEAGGHTGDIATMVLVPEVVEAVAPLPVLAAGGIGSGEQIAAGLALGAQGAWLGSLWLTTTEADMHSRALTEKLLAAGSADTVRSRALTGKPARQLRTEWTDAWDDPEGPGALPMPLQGLLVAEAVSRIQKYEIQPLLGTPVGQIVGRMNSERSVQAVFDDLTSGFERAIDRITRIAGRA; this comes from the coding sequence ATGGAGACGGAGCTGAGCAAGAAACTGGGAATCGAGCACGCCATCTTCGGCTTCACGCCCTTCCCGGCGGTCGCCGCTGCCATCACCCGCGCGGGCGGATTCGGCGTGCTCGGGGCGGTCCGCTACACGGCCCCCGACGACCTCAAGCGCGACCTGGACTGGATGCAGGAGCACACCGACGGCAAACCGTACGGACTCGACGTCGTCATGCCCGCGAAGAAGGCCGTCGACGGCATCAGCGAGGCCGACATCGAGGCGATGATCCCGGCCGCGCACCGCGAGTACGTCCGCGACACCCTCGCCAAGCACCACGTGCCCGAGCTCGCCGAGGGCGAGGCCTCCGGCTGGCGCATCACCGGCTGGATGGAACAGGTCGCCCGCAACCAGCTCGACGTCGCCTTCGACTACCCCATCAAACTCCTGGCGAACGCCCTCGGTTCCCCGCCCGCCGACGTCATCGCGCGCGCCCACGAACACGGCGTGCTCGTCGCCGCCCTCGCAGGCAGCGCCAAGCACGCCCGCCGCCACGCGGAGGCGGGCATCGACGTCGTGGTCGCCCAGGGCTACGAGGCCGGCGGGCACACCGGGGACATCGCCACCATGGTCCTGGTGCCCGAGGTGGTCGAGGCCGTCGCCCCGCTCCCGGTCCTCGCCGCCGGCGGCATCGGCAGCGGTGAGCAGATCGCCGCGGGACTCGCCCTCGGCGCCCAGGGTGCCTGGCTCGGTTCCCTCTGGCTGACCACCACCGAAGCCGACATGCACTCCCGGGCACTCACCGAGAAGCTGCTCGCCGCCGGTTCCGCGGACACCGTCCGCTCCCGCGCGCTGACCGGCAAGCCGGCCCGGCAGCTGCGCACCGAGTGGACCGACGCCTGGGACGACCCGGAGGGCCCCGGGGCACTGCCGATGCCCCTGCAGGGCCTCCTCGTCGCCGAGGCCGTGTCCCGGATCCAGAAGTACGAGATCCAGCCGCTGCTCGGCACCCCCGTCGGCCAGATCGTCGGCCGGATGAACAGCGAGCGCAGCGTCCAGGCGGTCTTCGACGACCTCACCAGCGGCTTCGAGCGCGCCATCGACCGCATCACCCGTATCGCCGGCCGAGCCTGA
- a CDS encoding serine hydrolase, with translation MDGRTGMEERTATGNDGGTGCSGRGNGVPAAGADGLTAASDTASAAGRGGGVAGRDSAVATGGGGSGAGGADADHDSDGGSGSGAGDAGRGLSRRRLGARLLALGGVLVLQAALPGAAGAVGGPAERRALQGLRLRYGSARQAGLLEKHLEGVADEARRFLGPSPEHPYYAGAVVLAGRGRTVALHRAMGDAVRYADYDGRTDRAREFPAAERIAMTEDTVFDLASLSKLFTSLLAVQQMERGNLDLEARVNRYLPEFTGGGKEVITVRQLLTHTSGLRSWAPFYQEPTRAGQLRLLWSVRPQETPGTVYRYSDLNLIALQLLLERITGHTLDLLLQDEITAPLGMHRTRYNPPLSWRRVTAATEVQRPPWSGLDRGLVWGEVHDENAHALGGVAGHAGVFGTAWDLAILARTLLDGGVYAGKRILRPASVELLFTDYNTAFPGDDHGLGFELYQHWYMGAMATPHSAGHTGFTGTSLVLDPSTDSFLVLLGNSVHPVRTWRAGSAPRVAVGNRFARAVPVRTKHGGPAWYSGMETGAGGTLTLPPLTPSTGSARLRCALWWDTVPGAGALHVEASADGQSWEPLPFTTVRTTGGAAEQWPDGSVAGWSGRIWHRLEAPLTAWAGREVRLRLRHTAQGRYVGRGVYVDVLRVAEPTRLLFAEDRPTDASRIEATGWSRSAD, from the coding sequence GTGGACGGGAGGACCGGCATGGAGGAACGGACGGCAACCGGGAACGACGGTGGGACGGGGTGTTCCGGCCGCGGGAACGGCGTACCGGCGGCGGGCGCTGACGGCCTGACGGCGGCGAGCGACACGGCTTCGGCGGCGGGCCGCGGCGGTGGCGTGGCGGGCCGCGACAGTGCCGTCGCGACGGGCGGGGGCGGGAGCGGCGCGGGCGGCGCCGACGCGGACCACGACAGCGACGGCGGCAGCGGCAGCGGCGCCGGCGACGCCGGCCGCGGGCTCAGTCGGCGGCGGCTCGGTGCCCGGCTGCTCGCGCTGGGCGGTGTGCTCGTACTCCAGGCCGCGCTGCCGGGGGCGGCGGGAGCCGTCGGGGGGCCCGCCGAGCGGCGCGCACTCCAGGGACTTCGGCTTCGGTACGGCTCCGCCCGCCAGGCGGGACTGCTGGAGAAGCATCTCGAAGGGGTGGCGGACGAAGCCCGCCGGTTCCTCGGGCCCTCCCCCGAACACCCTTACTACGCCGGGGCCGTGGTCCTCGCCGGCCGGGGCCGTACGGTGGCCCTGCACCGGGCGATGGGCGACGCCGTCCGGTACGCCGACTACGACGGCCGCACCGACCGGGCCCGGGAGTTCCCGGCCGCCGAGCGCATCGCGATGACGGAGGACACGGTCTTCGACCTTGCCTCGCTGTCGAAGCTGTTCACCTCGCTGCTCGCCGTGCAGCAGATGGAGCGCGGGAACCTGGACCTGGAGGCGCGGGTGAACCGGTACCTCCCCGAGTTCACCGGCGGGGGGAAGGAAGTGATCACCGTCCGCCAGCTCCTCACGCACACCTCGGGGCTGCGGTCCTGGGCCCCCTTCTACCAGGAGCCCACCCGGGCGGGGCAGTTGAGACTGCTGTGGTCGGTGAGGCCGCAAGAGACGCCTGGGACGGTCTACCGCTACTCGGACCTCAACCTCATCGCCCTCCAACTGCTCCTGGAACGGATCACTGGTCACACTCTGGATCTCCTGCTCCAGGACGAGATCACCGCTCCACTCGGGATGCACCGCACTCGTTACAACCCACCGCTCTCCTGGCGCCGGGTCACGGCCGCCACCGAGGTCCAGCGCCCGCCCTGGTCCGGACTCGACCGCGGACTCGTCTGGGGCGAGGTCCACGACGAGAACGCGCACGCGCTCGGCGGCGTCGCCGGCCACGCCGGCGTCTTCGGCACCGCCTGGGACCTGGCCATCCTCGCCCGCACCCTGCTCGACGGCGGGGTCTACGCCGGCAAGCGGATCCTGCGCCCCGCCTCCGTCGAGCTGCTCTTCACCGACTACAACACCGCCTTCCCCGGCGACGACCACGGACTGGGCTTCGAGCTCTACCAGCACTGGTACATGGGCGCCATGGCCACCCCGCACTCCGCCGGCCACACCGGCTTCACCGGCACCTCCCTGGTCCTTGACCCCTCCACCGACTCCTTCCTCGTCCTGCTCGGCAACTCCGTGCACCCCGTCCGCACCTGGCGGGCCGGCAGCGCCCCCCGCGTCGCCGTCGGCAACCGCTTCGCCCGCGCCGTCCCCGTCCGCACGAAGCACGGCGGACCGGCCTGGTACTCCGGCATGGAGACCGGAGCCGGCGGCACCCTCACCCTGCCGCCGCTCACCCCGTCCACCGGCTCCGCCCGCCTGCGCTGCGCGCTGTGGTGGGACACCGTGCCCGGCGCGGGAGCCCTGCACGTGGAGGCCTCCGCCGACGGGCAGAGCTGGGAGCCGCTCCCCTTCACCACCGTCCGCACCACTGGCGGAGCCGCCGAACAGTGGCCGGACGGCTCCGTCGCGGGCTGGTCGGGGCGCATCTGGCACCGCCTGGAAGCCCCGCTCACGGCCTGGGCCGGCCGGGAGGTCCGCCTGCGCCTGCGGCACACCGCGCAGGGCCGGTACGTGGGCCGCGGGGTCTACGTCGACGTCCTGCGCGTCGCGGAACCCACCCGCCTCCTCTTCGCCGAGGACCGCCCCACCGACGCGTCCCGCATCGAGGCGACGGGCTGGTCCCGATCGGCGGACTAG